One genomic window of Eggerthella timonensis includes the following:
- a CDS encoding murein biosynthesis integral membrane protein MurJ, whose translation MSDKLARAQHTRVAEPAPEQPAAPQRPQRTHARAADPGSTSEIRVGGRHAGLDRTAIAAAVAQQVVPKPQPRLDPTSAKARLRAAAPGETSEIHIGGRHAGPDRTRDPFEPSTPDPRERERARVAPAMPSSRAERAAFPGSTSELPIISKHAGADRTLARVEQPEPEDATSAVGSSAALMSICTMLSRITGFARTWVMAFALGSTLLSSSYQVANNLPNQLYELVVGGMLVTAFLPVYMSVKKKLGRDASNRYASNLLTIVVLFLGVVSALCMAFPSVAIYTQSFYSDQNEMAQSVFFFQFFAIQIVMYGATAIVSGLLNANRDYLWSSIAPVANNVIVITTFVLYAIVAPQNQEFALYIIAFGNPLGVFVQLAIQLPALKKNGIRVRPRIDLRDPSLRETVAIGVPAVFVMLCSLIVVSVQNAASYGFADNGPSILLYARQWFTLPYAFLAVPITTAMFTELADMQAEGDAEGVKRGIVGGTNQILFFMIPFALYLMVFSLPLVTLYHAGAFTMENVSSIATYMSVLAFALPVYGVNTYLQKIFSSLRKMGVFAVFNFVAGAAQIALTMYGASNVGRFPIEVIAVAEVLFYVVADVCLFVYLRRRLGPFGLRSVAKACLGGLVFGGLGAAAGGGVLFALQTFVAPLSGSIPQALAYVLVGGIVALVVTFGLSIKLHVPEAAFVSSIANKVKGKLGRG comes from the coding sequence ATGTCCGACAAGCTCGCACGAGCTCAACACACGCGCGTTGCCGAACCGGCACCGGAGCAGCCCGCCGCGCCTCAGCGCCCCCAACGCACCCACGCGCGCGCTGCCGACCCGGGCTCCACGTCGGAAATCAGAGTAGGCGGCCGCCACGCCGGCCTCGACCGCACCGCCATCGCGGCGGCCGTGGCCCAGCAGGTGGTACCCAAGCCGCAGCCGCGGCTCGACCCCACCAGCGCGAAAGCCCGCCTGCGCGCGGCCGCGCCGGGGGAAACCTCCGAGATCCACATCGGCGGCCGCCACGCCGGCCCCGATCGCACCCGCGACCCCTTCGAGCCCTCGACGCCCGACCCGCGCGAGCGCGAGCGCGCACGCGTCGCCCCGGCGATGCCCAGCTCGCGCGCCGAGCGCGCCGCGTTCCCCGGATCGACCTCGGAGCTGCCCATCATCAGCAAGCACGCCGGCGCCGACCGCACGCTCGCCCGCGTCGAGCAGCCCGAGCCCGAGGATGCCACGTCCGCCGTCGGATCGTCGGCCGCGCTCATGAGCATATGCACCATGCTCTCGCGCATCACCGGCTTCGCCCGCACCTGGGTCATGGCCTTCGCGCTGGGATCCACCCTGCTGTCGAGCTCCTACCAGGTGGCGAACAACCTGCCGAACCAGCTGTACGAGCTGGTGGTGGGCGGCATGCTGGTCACGGCATTCCTTCCGGTATATATGTCGGTGAAGAAGAAGCTCGGGCGCGACGCCTCCAACCGCTACGCGTCGAACCTGCTCACCATCGTGGTGCTGTTCCTCGGCGTGGTGTCGGCGCTGTGCATGGCCTTCCCCAGCGTGGCCATCTACACGCAAAGCTTCTACTCCGACCAGAACGAGATGGCCCAGTCGGTGTTCTTCTTCCAGTTCTTCGCGATACAGATCGTGATGTACGGTGCCACCGCTATCGTATCGGGCCTGCTCAACGCCAATCGCGACTACCTCTGGTCGTCCATCGCGCCCGTGGCGAACAACGTCATCGTCATCACAACCTTCGTGCTGTACGCCATCGTGGCGCCGCAGAACCAGGAGTTCGCGCTGTACATCATCGCGTTCGGCAACCCGCTGGGCGTGTTCGTGCAGCTGGCCATCCAGCTGCCGGCGCTCAAGAAGAACGGCATCCGCGTGCGCCCGCGCATCGACCTGCGCGACCCTTCGCTGCGCGAGACGGTGGCCATCGGCGTGCCGGCCGTGTTCGTCATGCTGTGCTCGCTCATCGTGGTGTCGGTGCAAAACGCGGCATCGTACGGCTTCGCCGACAACGGTCCGTCCATCCTGCTGTACGCGCGCCAGTGGTTCACGCTCCCCTACGCGTTCTTGGCGGTGCCCATCACCACCGCCATGTTCACCGAGCTCGCCGACATGCAGGCCGAAGGCGACGCGGAGGGGGTGAAGCGCGGCATCGTCGGCGGCACGAACCAGATCCTGTTCTTCATGATCCCCTTCGCGCTGTACCTCATGGTGTTCTCGTTGCCGCTGGTCACCCTCTACCACGCCGGGGCCTTCACAATGGAGAACGTCTCGTCCATCGCCACGTACATGTCCGTGCTCGCGTTCGCGCTGCCTGTGTACGGCGTGAACACGTACCTGCAGAAGATATTCTCGAGCCTGAGGAAAATGGGCGTCTTCGCCGTGTTCAACTTCGTGGCCGGCGCGGCGCAGATCGCACTCACCATGTACGGCGCGTCGAACGTGGGGCGTTTCCCCATCGAGGTCATCGCGGTAGCCGAAGTGCTGTTCTACGTGGTGGCCGACGTGTGCCTGTTCGTCTACCTGCGGCGCCGCCTGGGACCGTTCGGCTTGCGCTCGGTGGCGAAGGCATGCCTGGGCGGCCTCGTGTTCGGTGGCCTGGGCGCGGCGGCAGGCGGCGGCGTGCTGTTCGCGCTGCAGACATTCGTAGCCCCGCTGTCGGGCTCGATCCCGCAGGCGCTCGCCTACGTGCTGGTCGGCGGCATCGTGGCGCTCGTGGTGACGTTCGGCCTGTCCATCAAGCTGCACGTGCCCGAGGCGGCCTTCGTCAGCTCCATCGCAAACAAGGTGAAGGGCAAGCTAGGTCGCGGGTAG
- a CDS encoding LysR family transcriptional regulator — protein MELHQLRYMSAVAHCGSVARAAEELFVSKQAVSKAIRALEHEAGFELFDRGERMHPTDEGLQFLAHADAVLRKLDEIDRFVQERKTGDKAQESLAVAFKSFPLDYLFFNGGHETVALVNEFAARTPGCAVSTFKMSDTAILNALEEEVIDLGFVHGAYKRPGIKLLALGPVETRAITLRGNLLCERAPLAIADLEGVPIRSPFDFDLFTTGFVAACHARGFNPLFCEVPLNDDAIDAFCSGGGVHLQPYDPCMEEAYPQSVFMPFCPNDRIDLPLCLAYRETLAKPLALKLVSFIRNGARR, from the coding sequence GTGGAGCTGCATCAGTTGAGATACATGTCGGCGGTGGCGCATTGCGGGAGCGTGGCAAGGGCCGCAGAGGAGCTGTTCGTCTCCAAGCAGGCCGTTTCCAAGGCGATCCGCGCGCTCGAGCACGAAGCGGGCTTCGAGCTGTTCGACCGCGGCGAGCGCATGCACCCCACCGACGAAGGCCTGCAGTTCCTCGCGCACGCCGACGCAGTGCTGCGCAAGCTCGACGAGATCGACCGATTCGTCCAAGAGCGCAAGACGGGCGACAAGGCCCAAGAATCGCTCGCCGTCGCATTCAAGTCGTTCCCGCTCGACTATCTGTTCTTCAACGGCGGGCACGAGACGGTGGCGCTCGTCAACGAGTTCGCCGCCCGGACGCCCGGCTGCGCCGTCTCGACGTTCAAGATGTCCGACACCGCCATCCTGAACGCCCTCGAGGAGGAGGTCATCGACCTCGGCTTCGTCCACGGCGCGTACAAGCGCCCGGGCATCAAGCTGCTCGCTCTCGGCCCCGTGGAAACGCGGGCGATCACGCTGCGCGGCAACCTGCTGTGCGAGCGCGCGCCCCTCGCGATAGCCGACCTCGAAGGGGTCCCTATCAGGAGCCCCTTCGATTTCGACCTGTTCACCACCGGCTTCGTGGCGGCCTGCCACGCCCGCGGCTTCAACCCGCTGTTTTGCGAGGTGCCGCTCAACGACGACGCCATCGACGCGTTCTGCAGCGGCGGCGGGGTGCATCTGCAACCCTACGACCCCTGCATGGAGGAGGCCTACCCGCAGTCGGTCTTCATGCCGTTTTGCCCGAACGACCGGATCGACCTCCCCCTGTGCCTCGCCTACCGCGAGACGCTCGCGAAGCCGTTGGCGCTCAAGCTGGTCAGCTTCATCCGCAACGGCGCGCGGCGCTGA